The following are from one region of the Arcobacter defluvii genome:
- a CDS encoding aspartate aminotransferase family protein, translating to MNEQLEQMDKEYVLHTYARNYVNFKKGINATLFDENDKDYIDFTSGIAVVSVGHGNKRVADKIYQQISNITHISNLYAIEPQAKLAKKIRELSGYDIRTFFSNSGAEANEGAIKIARKYGETKFENKRYKVITLEHSFHGRTITTVKATGQESMHTPNFAPYPEGFSYHNKIDDIYNAIDNETVAVMIELVQGEGGVQPFNKKDIQELAKFLKENNILLIIDEVQTGVFRTGEFLASNLYEIEPDIITLAKGLGGGVPIGAVLTKHKDIFSPGDHGSTFGGNYLVTTAALEVLDILEELKDTGTLDETIIYYNSKLNEFFENNREIFTENVGLGLMRGLRVKDAETLALVIKTAFECGVLVLKAGKNTLRLLPALTISKAEIDEGFKRLQNALDKIKQG from the coding sequence ATGAATGAACAATTAGAACAAATGGACAAAGAGTATGTACTTCATACTTATGCAAGAAATTATGTAAATTTCAAAAAAGGTATCAATGCCACGCTATTTGATGAAAATGATAAAGATTATATAGACTTTACATCTGGAATAGCTGTAGTTAGTGTTGGACATGGAAATAAAAGAGTTGCAGATAAAATATATCAACAAATATCAAATATAACTCATATTTCAAACTTATATGCAATTGAACCACAAGCAAAACTTGCAAAAAAAATAAGAGAATTAAGTGGTTATGATATAAGAACATTTTTCTCAAATAGTGGTGCTGAAGCAAATGAAGGTGCTATAAAAATTGCTAGAAAATATGGTGAAACAAAATTTGAAAATAAAAGATATAAAGTTATCACATTAGAACACTCTTTCCATGGAAGAACAATTACAACTGTAAAAGCAACTGGTCAAGAATCTATGCATACACCAAATTTTGCTCCTTATCCAGAAGGATTTTCATATCATAATAAAATAGATGATATTTATAATGCAATTGATAATGAGACAGTTGCTGTTATGATAGAACTTGTACAAGGAGAAGGTGGAGTTCAACCTTTTAATAAAAAAGATATTCAAGAATTAGCAAAATTTTTAAAAGAGAATAATATTTTATTAATCATAGATGAAGTTCAAACAGGTGTTTTTAGAACAGGTGAATTTTTAGCTTCTAATCTTTATGAAATTGAACCTGATATTATCACTCTTGCAAAAGGTCTTGGTGGTGGAGTTCCTATTGGGGCTGTTTTAACAAAACATAAAGATATTTTTTCTCCAGGTGATCATGGTTCAACTTTTGGAGGAAATTATTTAGTTACAACTGCTGCTTTAGAAGTTTTAGATATTTTAGAAGAGTTAAAAGATACTGGAACATTAGATGAAACTATCATTTATTATAATTCTAAATTAAATGAATTTTTTGAAAACAATAGAGAAATATTTACTGAAAATGTAGGTCTTGGACTTATGAGAGGATTAAGAGTTAAAGATGCGGAAACTTTGGCACTTGTGATTAAAACAGCTTTTGAATGTGGAGTTTTAGTTTTAAAAGCAGGAAAAAATACTCTAAGACTTCTTCCAGCACTTACAATCTCAAAAGCAGAAATTGATGAAGGTTTCAAAAGGCTGCAAAATGCACTTGATAAAATCAAGCAAGGTTAA
- a CDS encoding fatty acid cis/trans isomerase, with protein MKLQLIIISLFTLLFTACSVKPLEPVSFETVNKEISFTNDIKPILDNRCVSCHSCYNSPCQLKLSSYEGLERGGSKADVYANRMNADSPTRLFIDAINQKEWRGKGFFSVVDYLENSNESIMMQYLFQKDKNPLNLGNYSPEEDELSCTKDKDELALFFEDNPHKGMPYGFPALKKEEYNLLMTWLKDGAIDDTKKDDINNFEKEQIKKFEAFLNNKETKYQVTSRYIYEHLFLAHISFDEKSGNFFELIRSTTPTGFKPKIIATRFPYDEVKEPFYYRFRKIESTIVHKTHMVYELNDKKLERYNELFIKPTWEQKPYLPPYDSKISANALKIFEQIPASSRYQFLLDDIHYIIMTFIRGPVCKGQIALNVINDHFWVMFMDPKYDLSLQDKYFLHDNIPNLSIPNEYGEDPSLFKTFKALDNYELAKKYETNKASVYKQYYPNGLNFNAIWKGNQTQENDSILTIYRHFNSASVHKGAFGDIPKTLWVIDFPLLERIYYSLVAGFDVFGNTAHQLLVRTHMDRLRIEGESNFLEFLPKESRQEYFNSWYEGWLAQYLSVYIPSDNNVDIKYQTKDFKKEFANKVLDYTNTKRDSINFIEDGYKQNEIKKVYNTKEEIEKTFKTLTLPNSSKIIKHFTDGESNLAYIRIKMNSGENFVYTLVINRWHKNVALLFDEESRLEPSKDRINFVKGFIGSYPNLFVVVNQNDLNEFFNLLQNYKDTPNDDKRISKFVINRADSNFWENFDWFNNEFKKQDSLQYGLFDLNRYYSKAINQ; from the coding sequence ATGAAATTACAATTAATAATTATTTCTTTATTTACTCTTTTATTTACAGCGTGTTCAGTAAAACCTCTTGAGCCTGTAAGTTTTGAAACTGTAAATAAAGAAATATCTTTCACAAATGATATTAAACCCATTTTAGATAATAGATGTGTATCTTGTCACTCATGTTACAACTCTCCTTGTCAATTAAAACTCTCTTCTTATGAAGGACTTGAAAGAGGTGGTTCTAAAGCTGATGTTTATGCAAATAGAATGAATGCAGATAGTCCAACAAGATTATTTATTGATGCTATAAATCAAAAAGAATGGAGAGGGAAAGGCTTTTTTTCTGTTGTTGATTATTTAGAAAACTCTAATGAATCAATAATGATGCAATATCTTTTTCAAAAAGATAAAAATCCTTTAAATTTAGGAAATTATTCTCCAGAAGAAGATGAACTTAGTTGTACAAAAGATAAAGATGAATTAGCTTTATTTTTTGAAGATAACCCACATAAAGGAATGCCTTATGGATTTCCAGCACTTAAAAAAGAAGAATACAATCTTCTAATGACTTGGTTAAAAGATGGTGCAATTGATGATACAAAAAAAGATGATATTAATAATTTTGAAAAAGAACAAATCAAAAAGTTTGAAGCGTTTTTAAATAATAAAGAGACAAAATATCAAGTAACTTCAAGATATATTTATGAACATCTATTTTTAGCTCATATAAGTTTTGATGAAAAAAGTGGCAATTTTTTTGAATTAATACGTTCAACTACGCCAACTGGTTTTAAACCAAAAATTATTGCTACAAGATTTCCTTATGACGAAGTAAAAGAACCATTTTATTATAGATTTAGAAAAATTGAATCAACTATTGTTCATAAAACACATATGGTTTATGAATTAAATGATAAAAAACTTGAAAGATATAATGAACTTTTTATAAAACCAACTTGGGAACAAAAACCATATTTACCACCTTATGATAGTAAAATTTCTGCAAATGCTTTAAAAATTTTCGAACAAATTCCAGCAAGTAGTAGATATCAATTTTTACTTGATGATATTCATTATATTATTATGACATTTATTAGAGGTCCTGTTTGTAAAGGGCAAATTGCCTTAAATGTAATAAATGACCATTTTTGGGTAATGTTTATGGATCCAAAATACGATTTAAGTCTACAAGATAAATATTTTTTACATGATAATATTCCAAATTTATCTATACCAAATGAGTATGGAGAAGATCCTAGCTTATTTAAAACATTCAAAGCTTTAGATAATTATGAATTAGCAAAAAAATATGAAACAAATAAAGCTTCTGTATATAAACAATATTATCCAAATGGGTTAAATTTTAATGCAATTTGGAAAGGAAATCAAACTCAAGAAAATGATTCAATATTAACTATTTATAGACATTTTAATTCTGCTTCTGTTCATAAAGGTGCTTTTGGAGATATTCCTAAAACTTTATGGGTTATTGATTTTCCTTTATTAGAACGTATTTACTACTCTTTAGTTGCAGGTTTCGATGTATTTGGAAATACAGCACACCAATTATTAGTACGAACTCATATGGATAGACTTAGAATTGAAGGAGAGAGTAATTTCTTAGAATTTTTACCAAAAGAGTCAAGACAAGAATATTTTAATTCTTGGTATGAAGGTTGGTTAGCTCAATATTTATCTGTTTATATTCCTTCAGATAACAATGTTGATATAAAATATCAAACTAAAGATTTCAAAAAAGAGTTTGCAAATAAAGTTTTAGACTATACAAATACCAAAAGAGATTCTATAAATTTTATAGAAGATGGTTATAAACAAAATGAAATTAAAAAAGTTTATAATACTAAAGAAGAAATTGAAAAGACATTTAAAACTTTAACTTTACCTAATAGTTCAAAAATTATAAAACATTTTACAGATGGAGAATCAAATTTAGCTTATATTAGAATCAAAATGAACTCAGGAGAGAATTTTGTATATACTTTAGTTATAAATAGATGGCATAAAAATGTTGCTTTACTTTTTGATGAAGAATCAAGGTTAGAGCCATCAAAAGATAGAATAAATTTTGTAAAAGGATTTATAGGTTCTTATCCAAATCTTTTTGTAGTTGTAAATCAAAATGATTTAAATGAATTTTTCAATCTTTTACAAAACTATAAAGATACTCCAAATGATGATAAAAGAATATCTAAATTTGTTATAAATCGGGCAGATTCAAATTTTTGGGAAAATTTTGATTGGTTTAATAATGAGTTTAAAAAACAAGATTCTTTACAATATGGATTATTTGATTTAAATCGATATTATAGTAAAGCAATTAATCAATAA
- a CDS encoding aspartate carbamoyltransferase catalytic subunit has translation MQHLIRTSDFSKEEIMGIFDDAREFLKFEPNEILKGKIIVTLFFENSTRTRSSFEIAAKRLGAEVVSLDVGTSSTNKGETIFDTVANINAMKPDAIIIRHSECGLPESLTGFVDCPIINAGDGKHSHPTQALLDLFTIYEHFEGKTEGKKIAIVGDVKSSRVAGSNRRLLPRFGIDVNLVAPDCFKYEGDEFKQYNNINEIIDELDIIMSLRTQLERHNQIYFESLQEYAKDYCITNEVVGDRDIILLHPGPVNRNVDISDEMLKDPRSKVLKQVTHGVAIRAAVLKKLILK, from the coding sequence ATGCAGCATTTGATTAGAACTTCGGATTTTTCAAAAGAAGAGATAATGGGCATCTTTGATGATGCAAGAGAGTTTTTAAAATTTGAACCAAATGAAATTTTAAAAGGTAAAATTATAGTTACTTTGTTTTTTGAAAATTCTACAAGGACTAGAAGTTCATTTGAAATTGCAGCTAAGAGATTAGGAGCTGAGGTTGTATCACTTGATGTAGGAACATCTTCTACAAATAAAGGTGAAACAATTTTTGATACAGTTGCAAATATAAATGCTATGAAACCAGATGCAATTATTATTAGACATAGTGAATGTGGATTACCAGAAAGTTTAACAGGTTTTGTAGATTGTCCTATAATAAATGCAGGTGATGGAAAACATTCACATCCAACTCAAGCTCTTTTAGATTTATTTACAATTTATGAGCATTTTGAAGGAAAAACTGAAGGTAAAAAAATAGCAATAGTTGGAGATGTAAAAAGTTCAAGAGTTGCAGGTTCAAATAGAAGGTTACTACCAAGATTTGGAATTGATGTAAATTTAGTTGCTCCTGATTGTTTTAAATATGAAGGAGATGAATTTAAACAATATAATAATATCAATGAAATAATAGATGAACTTGATATTATTATGAGTTTAAGAACACAACTTGAAAGACACAATCAAATATATTTTGAATCTTTACAAGAATATGCAAAAGATTATTGTATTACAAATGAAGTTGTAGGAGATAGAGATATTATCCTTTTACACCCAGGACCAGTTAATAGAAATGTTGATATTAGCGATGAAATGTTAAAAGATCCAAGATCAAAAGTTTTAAAACAAGTAACTCATGGTGTTGCTATAAGAGCTGCTGTTCTTAAAAAACTTATTTTAAAGTAA
- a CDS encoding aminodeoxychorismate synthase component I, translated as MNKKLIKDKLNKFGSLKEPFLFVISYDFTKSYIEKLSNLPASIKFQLNQKEDFSKRTLKTKLEKFPISFEEYKKKFEIIQEEIKKGNSYLLNLTAKTKIDTTFSLDEIYENTKSKYKLRFKNKKEDFVCFSPEKFVEIKENRIFTYPMKGTIDSKVQNAKEKILANQKEMAEHTMVVDLLRNDLGMVGLNVKVEEFRYIETINAGDKELLQVSSKISATLQENWYENIGDIITSILPAGSITGTPKKKTVEILKKVEDYDRDFYTGIFGIFDGKSFDSFVLIRFIEADEKGNLFYKSGGGITCDSDVLAEYEELIDKIYLAF; from the coding sequence TTGAATAAAAAACTAATAAAAGATAAATTAAATAAATTTGGTTCTTTAAAAGAACCATTTTTATTTGTAATATCATACGATTTTACTAAATCTTACATAGAAAAATTATCAAATCTTCCTGCATCTATCAAATTCCAATTAAATCAAAAAGAAGATTTTTCTAAAAGAACTCTTAAAACAAAACTAGAAAAATTTCCTATCTCATTTGAAGAGTATAAAAAGAAGTTTGAAATAATACAAGAAGAGATAAAAAAAGGGAATAGTTATCTTTTGAATTTAACTGCAAAAACTAAAATAGATACAACTTTCTCTTTAGATGAAATTTATGAAAATACTAAAAGTAAATATAAATTAAGATTTAAAAATAAAAAAGAAGATTTTGTATGTTTTTCACCTGAAAAATTTGTGGAAATTAAAGAAAATAGAATCTTTACATATCCTATGAAAGGAACAATTGATTCAAAAGTTCAAAATGCAAAAGAGAAGATTTTAGCAAATCAAAAAGAGATGGCAGAACATACAATGGTTGTTGATTTACTTAGGAATGATTTGGGAATGGTTGGCTTAAATGTAAAAGTTGAAGAGTTTAGATATATTGAAACAATAAATGCAGGAGATAAAGAGTTATTACAAGTAAGTTCAAAAATTTCTGCAACTTTGCAAGAAAATTGGTACGAAAATATTGGAGATATCATAACTTCTATATTACCAGCAGGTTCAATAACAGGAACACCAAAGAAAAAAACAGTTGAAATACTAAAAAAAGTTGAAGATTATGATAGAGATTTTTATACAGGAATTTTTGGAATATTTGATGGAAAAAGTTTTGATTCTTTTGTTTTAATAAGATTTATTGAAGCTGATGAAAAAGGAAATTTATTTTATAAAAGTGGTGGAGGGATTACTTGTGATAGTGATGTTTTAGCTGAATATGAAGAACTTATAGACAAAATTTATTTAGCTTTTTAA
- a CDS encoding aminotransferase class IV family protein: METIKYFETIKCEDFEIFNLEYHNKRISNTIGLNINLQEYIYPISDELLRCKVVYDKDEIIDVLYFPYKKREIKSFKIIIDDEIDYSKKYLDRTKLDKLFEKRNGCDEIIIVKNDIVTDTTIANVAIFYDGCWITSKNCLLIGTTRTRLLEEKKLIEKDITLDMLYNASKIALMNAMIDFNIIENYSFKL, encoded by the coding sequence GTGGAAACAATAAAATATTTTGAAACAATTAAATGTGAAGATTTTGAAATCTTTAATTTAGAATATCATAATAAAAGAATATCAAATACAATAGGATTAAATATAAATTTGCAAGAGTATATTTATCCAATATCTGATGAACTTTTAAGATGTAAAGTTGTTTATGATAAAGATGAAATAATTGATGTTTTATATTTCCCGTATAAAAAAAGAGAGATAAAAAGCTTTAAGATAATTATTGATGATGAGATAGATTATTCAAAAAAATATTTAGACAGAACTAAGCTAGATAAGTTGTTTGAAAAAAGAAATGGTTGTGATGAAATTATTATTGTAAAAAATGATATTGTAACTGATACTACTATTGCAAATGTTGCAATCTTTTATGATGGCTGTTGGATAACTTCAAAAAATTGTTTATTAATAGGAACAACTAGAACTAGATTACTCGAAGAAAAAAAGTTAATAGAAAAAGATATTACATTAGATATGTTATATAATGCATCAAAAATTGCACTAATGAATGCAATGATAGATTTTAATATTATTGAAAATTATTCTTTTAAATTATAA
- a CDS encoding transglutaminase-like cysteine peptidase, with protein sequence MKQLIFLIFLITSPLWAYEFKLNKNDIDYINKSPKKSFILNRIEKYQTLKEKVKDYELIKKLSYVNSFINKILPARDISTASSIDYWATPKEFLLQGHGDCEDYVIAKYFTLLEIGIPKEKLYFAIVNIKGQKDAHMVLLYIEDKNSSPLVLDNLSFKVIPFTKRPKLIPKVAFNEIDSYVFTPTGFTKKATINWGKDNKWEKLLNRVYNLKE encoded by the coding sequence ATGAAACAACTAATTTTCCTTATCTTTCTAATCACATCACCTTTGTGGGCTTATGAATTTAAATTAAACAAAAATGATATTGATTATATAAATAAATCTCCTAAAAAATCATTTATATTAAATCGAATTGAAAAATATCAAACATTAAAAGAAAAAGTAAAAGATTATGAGCTTATAAAAAAGCTCTCTTATGTTAATTCTTTTATAAATAAAATACTTCCAGCTCGTGATATTTCAACTGCTTCATCTATTGATTATTGGGCAACACCAAAAGAATTTTTACTTCAAGGTCATGGGGATTGTGAAGATTATGTTATTGCAAAATATTTTACACTTTTAGAAATAGGTATTCCAAAAGAAAAATTATATTTTGCAATTGTAAATATAAAAGGTCAAAAAGATGCTCATATGGTTTTACTATATATAGAAGACAAAAATTCCTCTCCATTAGTTTTAGATAATCTTAGTTTTAAAGTGATTCCATTTACAAAAAGACCTAAATTAATTCCAAAAGTGGCTTTTAATGAAATAGATTCTTATGTATTTACCCCAACAGGATTTACAAAAAAAGCAACAATAAATTGGGGGAAAGATAATAAATGGGAAAAACTTCTTAATCGAGTTTATAATTTAAAAGAATAA
- a CDS encoding AzlC family ABC transporter permease produces MKYKNELKKAFHISIPIMMGYIVLGFAFGLLLVSFDYSWYLAPIMSFFIYTGALQFVAINFFNIKAGYVDIAIASWFINIRQAFYGLSLIKRFNKTGKLKPYLIFALTDETYALLTSIKDDENLNKKWYYFFLLFFSQSYWLLGSTLGAIFGSNIKFNTQGLEFSLTALFVVLCIEQYKSLKNIFPFFIGFISSIFSLIFIPSDKMLLVSIVFALILLFTFERKIENE; encoded by the coding sequence TTGAAATATAAAAATGAATTAAAAAAAGCATTTCATATTTCAATCCCAATTATGATGGGATATATTGTTTTAGGTTTTGCTTTTGGCTTATTGTTAGTCTCTTTTGATTACTCTTGGTATTTGGCTCCAATTATGTCTTTTTTTATTTATACAGGTGCACTACAATTTGTTGCTATAAATTTTTTTAATATAAAAGCAGGATATGTTGATATAGCAATTGCTTCTTGGTTTATAAATATAAGACAAGCTTTTTATGGATTGTCTTTAATAAAAAGATTTAATAAAACAGGTAAATTAAAACCTTATTTGATTTTTGCATTGACTGATGAAACTTATGCACTTTTAACTTCAATTAAAGATGATGAAAATCTAAATAAAAAATGGTATTACTTTTTTTTACTCTTTTTTAGTCAATCTTATTGGTTATTAGGTTCAACATTGGGAGCAATTTTTGGAAGTAATATTAAGTTTAATACACAAGGTTTAGAGTTTTCATTAACTGCATTATTTGTTGTTCTTTGTATTGAACAATATAAAAGTCTTAAAAATATTTTTCCATTTTTTATTGGTTTTATTTCATCAATTTTTTCTTTGATTTTTATTCCTAGTGATAAAATGTTGCTTGTATCAATTGTTTTTGCTTTGATTTTATTATTTACATTTGAAAGAAAAATTGAAAATGAATAA
- a CDS encoding branched-chain amino acid transporter permease: protein MNNSEIFIAIAIMSIISYFTRALPFIFFRNKEELPHYFLFIGKYFPSIIITILIVFTLKDVDFSIVPYGLKEIVGVFVTAILHLLFKNYLISIFLGTVFYMSLVQLI, encoded by the coding sequence ATGAATAATTCTGAAATATTTATAGCAATAGCAATTATGTCAATAATTAGTTATTTTACAAGAGCTTTACCATTTATTTTTTTTAGGAATAAAGAAGAATTACCTCATTATTTCTTATTTATTGGTAAGTATTTTCCTTCAATTATTATAACTATATTGATTGTATTCACTTTAAAAGATGTTGATTTTTCTATAGTACCTTATGGTTTAAAAGAAATAGTTGGAGTTTTTGTAACAGCAATTTTACATTTATTATTTAAAAATTATTTAATTTCAATTTTTTTAGGGACAGTCTTTTATATGAGTTTAGTTCAGTTGATATAA
- a CDS encoding beta-ketoacyl-ACP synthase III, protein MTYAAFRSIGAYIPPKIMTNADFEKIIDTSDEWITKRTGIKERRISEVGEASSDLGSRAAEVAIQRAGISKDEIDLVICATVTPDYLCMPSTACLIASKLNLPPVMAFDVSAACTGFVYALSIAKAFVESGMKKNVLIIGAETYSSILDYTDRGTCFIFGDGAGAAIISATTNKDEAIIDINCSSDGNYEDLIKTPGGGSKHPCSQEVLENKMACIKMKGNETFKLAVKTLTSDVKIMMEKHNLSNEDITHFIPHQANYRIIKAVGEALGLSEEQTVVTVDKYGNTSAASIPMAMNYAYEEGRIKAGDTVLFDAFGGGLTWGSALFKFAPKK, encoded by the coding sequence ATGACATATGCAGCTTTTAGATCTATAGGAGCTTATATTCCTCCTAAGATTATGACAAATGCAGATTTTGAAAAAATTATTGATACTAGTGACGAATGGATTACAAAAAGAACTGGTATTAAGGAAAGAAGAATTTCTGAAGTTGGTGAAGCTTCATCTGATTTAGGTTCACGTGCAGCTGAAGTTGCAATTCAAAGAGCTGGAATTTCAAAAGATGAAATTGACTTAGTTATTTGTGCAACTGTTACACCTGATTATTTATGTATGCCATCAACTGCATGCTTAATTGCTTCAAAATTAAATCTTCCTCCTGTTATGGCTTTTGATGTAAGTGCAGCATGTACTGGTTTTGTATATGCACTTAGTATAGCTAAAGCTTTTGTTGAATCAGGAATGAAAAAGAATGTACTTATTATTGGTGCAGAAACTTATAGCTCAATATTAGATTATACTGATAGAGGAACTTGTTTTATCTTTGGTGATGGAGCAGGAGCTGCTATTATTAGTGCAACAACAAATAAAGATGAAGCAATTATCGATATAAATTGTTCAAGTGATGGGAATTATGAAGATTTAATCAAAACTCCTGGTGGAGGAAGCAAACATCCTTGCTCACAAGAAGTTTTAGAAAATAAAATGGCTTGTATAAAAATGAAAGGAAACGAAACTTTCAAACTTGCTGTAAAAACATTAACTTCAGATGTAAAAATCATGATGGAAAAACATAATCTTTCAAATGAGGATATAACTCACTTTATTCCTCATCAAGCAAATTATAGAATTATAAAAGCTGTAGGTGAAGCTTTAGGATTAAGTGAAGAGCAAACTGTAGTTACTGTTGATAAATATGGTAATACTTCTGCTGCTTCTATTCCTATGGCAATGAACTATGCATATGAAGAAGGTAGAATAAAAGCTGGTGATACAGTACTTTTTGATGCCTTTGGTGGTGGATTAACTTGGGGTTCTGCTCTATTTAAATTTGCTCCTAAAAAATAA
- the plsX gene encoding phosphate acyltransferase PlsX, with translation MLRIAIDAMGGDFGPEPIIEGLITALKKNNNFSAIAVGNKTQLLQLIPQNFLSRVEILDTNDVISMSDSATDALKRKDSTIFKAIELVREGNADAVVSAGHSGATMSLATLRIGRIKGVSRPAIATLMPTSENQNTLVLDVGANVDSDAKNLFEFAVMGQVYAQYALRLDEPIVGLLSNGEEDSKGNEVTKEAYKLISKIPNFAGNVEGSDIFKGTVDVVVCDGFVGNILLKTAEGVADTIGKIIKKNLKRSLISIAGAVLMRKVFKNLKVRVDYAEYGGAPLLGVKAPVIIAHGKSNPKAIQNAIFQAINAASSNLDNIIEQRLAKYGSTQEN, from the coding sequence ATGCTAAGAATTGCAATAGATGCTATGGGTGGGGACTTCGGTCCTGAACCTATTATAGAGGGCTTGATAACGGCTCTTAAAAAAAACAACAACTTTTCAGCAATTGCGGTTGGAAATAAAACACAACTTTTACAACTTATCCCACAAAACTTTTTATCAAGAGTCGAAATATTAGATACAAATGATGTAATTAGTATGAGTGATTCTGCAACTGATGCACTAAAAAGAAAAGATTCAACAATTTTTAAAGCCATAGAACTTGTACGTGAAGGAAATGCAGATGCAGTAGTTTCTGCTGGACATTCTGGCGCTACTATGTCTCTTGCAACTTTGAGAATAGGAAGAATAAAAGGTGTAAGTAGACCAGCAATTGCAACATTAATGCCAACGAGTGAAAATCAAAATACTTTAGTATTAGATGTTGGAGCAAATGTAGATAGTGATGCAAAAAATTTATTTGAATTTGCAGTAATGGGACAAGTCTATGCACAATATGCATTAAGACTTGATGAACCTATTGTTGGATTATTAAGTAATGGAGAAGAAGATAGTAAAGGAAATGAAGTAACTAAAGAAGCTTATAAACTTATATCTAAAATTCCTAATTTTGCAGGTAACGTTGAAGGTAGTGATATTTTCAAAGGTACAGTTGATGTTGTTGTTTGTGATGGTTTTGTTGGTAATATATTACTTAAAACAGCCGAAGGTGTTGCAGACACAATTGGAAAAATAATTAAAAAGAATTTAAAAAGATCGCTAATTTCTATTGCGGGTGCAGTTCTTATGAGAAAAGTATTTAAAAACTTAAAAGTAAGAGTTGATTATGCAGAATATGGTGGTGCACCACTTCTTGGGGTAAAAGCACCTGTCATTATTGCTCATGGAAAATCAAATCCAAAAGCAATTCAAAATGCAATATTTCAAGCAATTAATGCCGCAAGTTCAAATTTAGATAATATAATTGAACAAAGATTAGCAAAATATGGTAGTACTCAAGAAAACTAA
- the rpmF gene encoding 50S ribosomal protein L32 codes for MAVPKRRVSHTRSAKRRTHYKITLKKPVKDSDGSWKMPHMVNPNTGEYKN; via the coding sequence ATGGCAGTACCTAAGAGAAGAGTATCTCATACTAGATCAGCAAAAAGAAGAACTCACTACAAAATAACGTTAAAAAAACCAGTTAAAGATAGTGATGGTTCTTGGAAAATGCCTCATATGGTTAATCCAAATACTGGTGAATATAAAAACTAA
- the ndk gene encoding nucleoside-diphosphate kinase: MEQTLSIIKPDAVAKNVVGKILDRFESAGLKIAATKKMQLSKADAEAFYAVHSARPFFKDLVEFMISGPVVVSVLEGENAMAKNRELMGATNPKEAAAGTIRADFAESIDANAVHGSDSLENAKNEIAFFFAQKEIC; this comes from the coding sequence ATGGAACAAACATTATCAATCATTAAACCAGATGCTGTAGCTAAAAATGTAGTTGGAAAAATCTTAGATAGATTTGAATCAGCTGGATTAAAAATTGCAGCAACAAAAAAAATGCAATTAAGTAAAGCAGATGCTGAAGCTTTTTATGCAGTACATTCAGCAAGACCTTTCTTTAAAGATTTAGTTGAATTTATGATTTCAGGTCCAGTAGTAGTTTCAGTTTTAGAAGGTGAAAATGCAATGGCAAAAAATAGAGAATTAATGGGTGCAACAAATCCTAAAGAAGCTGCTGCTGGAACAATTAGAGCAGATTTTGCAGAATCAATTGATGCAAATGCAGTTCATGGTTCTGATTCATTAGAAAATGCAAAAAATGAAATAGCTTTCTTCTTTGCACAAAAAGAAATTTGTTAA
- a CDS encoding NADH-quinone oxidoreductase subunit I, with protein MAVKITDICISCDACLDECPVEAIVDNDENPTGEDTYYVYADKCVECVGHNDSPACADACPTEGCIVWDEAGSGSIEKEDRGTPGTPVVE; from the coding sequence ATGGCAGTAAAAATTACTGATATCTGTATTAGTTGTGATGCTTGTTTAGATGAGTGTCCAGTAGAAGCAATCGTAGATAATGACGAAAATCCAACAGGTGAAGATACATATTACGTATATGCTGATAAATGTGTTGAATGTGTAGGTCATAATGATAGCCCTGCATGTGCTGATGCATGTCCAACTGAAGGATGTATTGTATGGGATGAAGCTGGTTCTGGTTCAATTGAAAAAGAAGATAGAGGAACTCCGGGTACTCCTGTAGTTGAATAA